A region from the Lolium perenne isolate Kyuss_39 chromosome 4, Kyuss_2.0, whole genome shotgun sequence genome encodes:
- the LOC127293409 gene encoding uncharacterized protein: protein MGFIMEFAENLILRLMENPEQRDEAQRAHVYRMKERCERTKAAWALPLRPYGFWTFERFNSQLASDPQISQAAGRRDPYDDLLARAASPAPPPSPSS, encoded by the coding sequence ATGGGTTTCATCATGGAGTTCGCGGAGAACCTGATCCTGCGGCTGATGGAGAACCCGGAGCAGCGGGACGAGGCGCAGCGGGCGCACGTCTACCGGATGAAGGAGCGCTGCGAGCGCACCAAGGCCGCCTGGGCGCTCCCGCTCCGCCCCTACGGCTTCTGGACCTTCGAGCGCTTCAACTCCCAGCTCGCCTCCGACCCCCAGATCAGCCAGGCCGCCGGACGCCGCGACCCCTACGACGACCTCCTCGCCCGCGCCGCCAGCCCCGCCCCGCCGCCGTCCCCTTCGTCCTGA